The following proteins are co-located in the Rhea pennata isolate bPtePen1 chromosome 2, bPtePen1.pri, whole genome shotgun sequence genome:
- the RIPK2 gene encoding receptor-interacting serine/threonine-protein kinase 2: MSGGGGGGGGGGGGRAGAISCALPSIPSNKLPDLRFLSRGAYGTVSAARHADWRVPVALKCLRGPLLESDRDHLLKEAEILHKARFSYILPILGICNEPEFLGIVTEYMTNGSLNQLLHGKDAYPDIPWCLRFRILYEIALGVNYLHNMNPPLLHHDLKTQNILLDDEFHVKIADFGLSKWRVISMSQSRSESSLPEGGTIIYMPPEDYNPSQKTRASVKHDIYSYAIIMWEVMARKQPFEEVINPLQIMYSVSQGQRLDLSEKSLPMDIPHRALVTKLVASGWAQNPDERPSFLKCLIDLEPVLRTFDEIAMLEAVLLLKRSKLLYESQCIHKSGKKTNADQTSLNIPLNLNPQEEVHSASIQYEALPLQSIPPDVSTFKSVPKYNILSSDGNSGGLHSLSNESMDENLSVTQSAKLLAHPYSYSPSSDKSISSASNSASCMLRSSPIPSDIVLETIQQNVAHQWIQSKREEIIDQMTEACLNQSLDALLSRFLLMKEDYELITTKPTRTSKVRQLLDTSDSQGEEFARIIIQKLKDNKQLGLLPYPDIASNSLKLHL, encoded by the exons atgagcggcggcggcggcggcggcggcggcggcggcggggggcgggcgggcgccaTCAGCTGCGCCCTGCCCTCCATCCCCTCCAACAAGCTGCCGGACCTGCGCTTCCTCAGCCGCGGCGCCTACGGCACCGTCTCGGCCGCTCGCCACGCCGACTGGCGGGTCCCCGTGGCCCTCAAGTGCCTGCGGGGGCCGCTGCTAGAGAG tgacagaGATCACCTTCTGAAAGAAGCGGAGATACTTCACAAAGCCAGGTTCAGTTACATCCTGCCAATTTTAGGAATTTGCAATGAACCTGAATTTCTGGGGATAGTAACAGAGTACATGACAAATGGATCATTAAATCAGCTTTTACACGGG aagGATGCATATCCTGACATTCCCTGGTGCCTGAGATTCCGAATCCTTTATGAAATTGCTTTAGGAGTAAACTATTTGCACAACATGAATCCTCCATTGCTGCACCACGACTTGAAGACCCAGAATATTTTACTGGATGATGAGTTTCATGTTAAG ATTGCAGATTTTGGCTTGTCAAAATGGCGTGTGATATCTATGTCACAATCACGAAGCGAAAGCTCCTTGCCAGAAGGAGGGACTATTATCTACATGCCACCTGAAGACTACAATCCCAGTCAGAAAACCCGCGCAAGTGTAAAACATGATATTTACAG CTATGCAATTATTATGTGGGAAGTGATGGCAAGGAAACAGCCTTTTGAAG AAGTTATAAACCCCTTGCAGATAATGTATAGTGTATCACAAGGACAGCGACTAGACTTAAGTGAAAAAAGTTTACCAATGGACATTCCTCATCGAGCACTTGTCACAAAATTGGTAGCAAGTGGATGGGCACAAAATCCAGACGAAAGACCATCGTTCTTAA aatGTTTGATAGATCTTGAACCAGTCCTGAGAACATTTGATGAAATAGCTATGCTAGAAGCAGTCCTTCTTCTAAAGAGATCAAAG TTGCTATATGAATCACAGTGTATTCACAAGAGTGGAAAGAAGACAAATGCAGATCAGACATCTCTAAATATACCTCTGAATCTTAATCCACAAgag GAAGTGCATTCTGCCTCCATACAATATGAGGCACTTCCCCTTCAGAGCATCCCTCCAGATGTATCAACATTCAAGTCTGTTCCCAAGTACAATATCCTCTCATCAG atGGAAATTCAGGAGGTCTACACTCCCTCAGCAATGAGAGCATGGATGAAAATCTCTCTGTTACCCAGAGTGCTAAACTTCTTGCGCATCCATACAGTTATTCTCCCTCATCTGACAAGAGCATTTCAAGTGCCTCAAATTCCGCTTCATGTATGCTGCGGTCATCACCAATTCCTTCAG ATATTGTTTTGGAAACTATACAACAGAATGTAGCTCATCAATGGATCCaaagtaaaagagaagaaattattgATCAGATGACTGAAGCATGTTTGAATCAATCATTAGATGCTCTTCTATCAAGATTTTTACTGATGAAAGAAGACTATGAACTTATAACTACCAAACCTACAAGGACATCAAAAGTCCGACAACTGCTTGATACCTCAGATAGCCAAGGAGAGGAATTTGCCAGAATTATAATACAAAAGTTGAAAGATAACAAGCAGCTAGGACTTCTGCCTTATCCAGACATTGCATCTAATTCTCTAAAACTGCATCTTTAA